Proteins from a genomic interval of Paenibacillus sp. FSL H8-0048:
- a CDS encoding pro-sigmaK processing inhibitor BofA family protein has translation MLRTVAMGVLIISAALLVLIVFRKRLGWAWLSVFGTHLILAALGIYIINFSGVVSDLHIPLNPTTIGAVTILGLPGVALLLGLKLTLF, from the coding sequence ATGCTAAGAACTGTTGCAATGGGTGTGCTGATTATTTCTGCAGCGCTGCTGGTACTGATTGTATTTAGGAAGAGATTGGGGTGGGCCTGGCTGAGTGTATTTGGAACCCATCTTATATTGGCGGCGCTTGGAATTTATATCATTAATTTCTCAGGAGTTGTAAGTGATTTGCACATTCCGCTTAATCCTACAACCATAGGTGCTGTAACCATTCTTGGGCTGCCGGGAGTGGCGCTGTTATTAGGTTTAAAATTAACTTTGTTTTAG
- the gntK gene encoding gluconokinase: protein MIGVDIGTTSTKAVLFKENGTIVAQSNQGYPLHQPSPSVAEQDPEQILEAVIHTIAAVMQESLAAPEDILLVSFSSAMHSVIAVDPAGKPLTACITWADNRSSRCARRLKDELNGHELYLRTGTPIHPMSPITKLMWLGEEQPELFRQTYKFISIKEYIFFRLFGEYVIDHSIASATGMFNLEKLDWDEEALQIAGVTPERLSRPVPTTHILQGLLPELTGKLGLLTDTPFIVGASDGVLSNLGVGAMEPGVIAATIGTSGAIRTVVDHPLTDPKGRIFCYALTDKHWVIGGPVNNGGMLFRWVRDEFAASEVETAKRLGIDPYEVLTRIAEQVPPGSNGLLFHPYLTGERAPLWNPDARGSFFGLSMNHRKEHMIRAVLEGVIFNMYTVLLAMEECIGEPVRILATGGFARSALWRQMMADIFDQEVVVPESFESSCLGAVVLGLYAIGRIDSLDAVFSMIGSTHRHEPVTAHAKAYKQLLPIFISVSRSLADQYQAIADFQREQAGEQPG from the coding sequence ATGATTGGCGTTGATATTGGAACCACCAGCACGAAGGCTGTCCTCTTTAAGGAGAACGGAACGATTGTCGCTCAGAGCAATCAGGGCTATCCGCTGCATCAGCCCTCCCCCTCTGTCGCAGAACAGGACCCGGAGCAGATTCTGGAAGCCGTAATTCATACCATAGCAGCGGTCATGCAGGAGAGCCTTGCCGCACCTGAAGACATTCTGCTGGTCTCGTTCAGCTCCGCTATGCATAGCGTCATTGCTGTAGATCCTGCGGGTAAGCCGCTGACCGCCTGCATTACCTGGGCCGATAACCGGAGCAGCCGCTGCGCCCGGCGGTTGAAGGACGAACTGAACGGACATGAGCTGTACCTGCGGACAGGAACGCCCATACACCCTATGTCTCCAATCACCAAGCTGATGTGGCTGGGCGAGGAGCAGCCCGAGCTGTTCCGTCAGACCTACAAGTTCATCTCGATCAAAGAATATATCTTCTTCCGGCTGTTCGGCGAATATGTGATTGACCATTCCATCGCCTCTGCCACCGGCATGTTCAATCTGGAGAAGCTCGATTGGGACGAGGAGGCGCTCCAGATTGCCGGTGTTACTCCGGAGCGCCTGTCCCGTCCGGTCCCGACCACCCATATCCTGCAGGGACTGCTCCCAGAGCTTACCGGAAAGCTCGGTCTGCTCACAGACACTCCATTTATAGTAGGCGCCAGTGACGGCGTTCTGTCTAACCTGGGCGTAGGAGCCATGGAGCCGGGGGTAATCGCTGCAACGATAGGCACAAGCGGTGCCATCCGTACTGTAGTTGACCATCCGCTGACCGATCCCAAAGGACGGATATTCTGCTACGCCCTGACAGACAAGCATTGGGTAATCGGCGGCCCTGTGAATAACGGAGGAATGCTCTTCCGCTGGGTGCGTGATGAGTTCGCCGCCTCTGAAGTGGAGACTGCAAAACGCCTGGGGATTGATCCCTACGAAGTATTAACAAGAATCGCTGAGCAAGTGCCGCCCGGCAGCAACGGACTGCTCTTCCATCCGTACCTTACCGGAGAACGCGCACCGCTGTGGAATCCCGATGCCCGCGGCTCCTTCTTCGGGCTGAGCATGAATCACCGTAAGGAGCATATGATCCGCGCAGTGCTGGAAGGTGTCATCTTCAATATGTACACCGTGTTGCTGGCCATGGAAGAATGCATCGGCGAGCCCGTTCGAATCCTGGCTACCGGCGGCTTCGCCCGCTCGGCGCTATGGCGGCAGATGATGGCGGATATTTTCGATCAGGAGGTGGTTGTCCCGGAGAGCTTCGAGAGCTCTTGCCTCGGCGCAGTCGTCCTGGGATTATACGCCATTGGCCGGATCGACTCTCTGGATGCTGTCTTCAGCATGATTGGCTCCACTCACCGGCATGAGCCGGTTACTGCCCACGCCAAAGCCTACAAACAGCTGCTGCCCATCTTCATCTCGGTATCCCGCAGTCTGGCGGATCAGTATCAGGCGATTGCCGACTTCCAGCGCGAACAGGCCGGGGAACAGCCCGGCTAA
- a CDS encoding ABC transporter ATP-binding protein yields MAGVRLEHIFKKYPGSDKATVIDINLDIKDKEFLVLVGPSGCGKSTTLRMIAGLEEISEGKMYIGDRVVNDVAPKDRDIAMVFQSYALYPHMSVYQNMAFGLKLRKVKKEEIDKKVREAAKILDIEHLLDRKPKALSGGQRQRVALGRAIVRDPQVFLMDEPLSNLDAKLRGQMRAEITKLVKRLETTCIYVTHDQTEAMTMGDRIVVMYDGIIQQAASPEELYNEPTNLFVAGFIGSPTMNFINGTLSELNGAVRFRAENLDVEVPGGKATILRNKGFIGKDVIMGVRPEDIHEEPVFLEASPNTIFTSMVDVTENLGHEMLLYLSGLGNNTVIARVDGRSTTREGSKPRLAIDMNKVHIFDKESELNVLLG; encoded by the coding sequence ATGGCAGGCGTACGTTTAGAGCATATTTTCAAAAAATACCCGGGTTCCGATAAAGCAACAGTAATCGATATCAATCTTGATATTAAAGATAAGGAATTCCTCGTACTGGTTGGTCCTTCCGGTTGCGGTAAATCCACAACCCTGCGTATGATCGCTGGTCTGGAAGAAATCTCTGAAGGTAAAATGTACATTGGTGACCGTGTAGTGAATGACGTTGCTCCTAAAGACCGTGATATCGCGATGGTATTCCAATCCTACGCCTTGTACCCGCACATGAGTGTATATCAGAACATGGCATTCGGTCTGAAACTGCGCAAAGTGAAGAAAGAAGAAATCGACAAGAAAGTACGCGAAGCAGCGAAAATCCTGGATATCGAGCACTTGCTGGATCGTAAACCTAAGGCACTGTCCGGTGGTCAACGTCAACGTGTCGCTCTAGGCCGCGCTATCGTCCGTGATCCACAAGTCTTCTTGATGGATGAGCCTCTTTCTAACTTGGATGCTAAACTTCGTGGTCAAATGCGTGCTGAAATCACTAAGCTGGTTAAGCGTCTTGAAACCACTTGTATCTATGTAACGCATGACCAGACAGAAGCCATGACGATGGGTGACCGTATCGTAGTTATGTACGATGGTATCATCCAGCAGGCTGCTTCCCCTGAAGAATTGTATAATGAGCCTACGAACCTGTTCGTAGCCGGATTTATCGGTTCCCCTACCATGAACTTTATCAACGGTACTCTTTCCGAATTGAACGGCGCTGTCCGTTTCCGTGCAGAGAACCTTGATGTTGAAGTTCCAGGCGGCAAAGCTACAATCCTGCGTAACAAAGGCTTCATCGGTAAAGATGTAATCATGGGCGTTCGTCCAGAAGACATTCATGAAGAGCCAGTATTCCTGGAAGCTTCCCCTAACACAATTTTCACTTCGATGGTTGATGTTACGGAAAACCTTGGTCATGAAATGCTCCTTTACTTGAGCGGTCTTGGCAATAACACTGTAATTGCGCGTGTAGATGGACGTTCCACTACCCGTGAAGGCAGCAAGCCTAGATTGGCCATTGACATGAACAAAGTCCACATCTTCGATAAAGAATCCGAACTTAACGTTCTGCTGGGATAA
- a CDS encoding acyltransferase: MRKITRYPVEGHNALWHIYRTVSPWKGVRNFIFIQIARYCPILPLKNWIYRRVLGMKIGKHTAFGLMAMVDVFFPEKISIGENTVIGYNTTILAHEYLIKEYRLGEVIIGENVMIGANTTILPGVTIGDGATVAAGSVVHKDVAAGSFVGGNPLRELRKQEES, encoded by the coding sequence GTGAGAAAGATAACCCGTTATCCCGTGGAGGGGCATAATGCGCTCTGGCATATTTACCGTACGGTCAGCCCATGGAAGGGTGTGCGCAATTTTATTTTTATCCAGATTGCCCGTTATTGCCCGATTCTGCCGCTCAAGAACTGGATTTACCGCCGGGTGCTCGGGATGAAGATAGGTAAGCATACTGCGTTTGGGCTTATGGCGATGGTGGATGTTTTTTTTCCGGAGAAGATCTCTATCGGGGAGAACACGGTTATCGGCTATAACACTACGATCCTGGCCCATGAGTATCTCATCAAGGAGTACCGGCTGGGTGAAGTTATTATCGGAGAGAATGTAATGATCGGGGCTAACACGACTATTCTCCCTGGGGTTACGATTGGGGATGGGGCTACGGTTGCGGCGGGATCGGTGGTTCACAAGGATGTTGCTGCCGGTTCGTTCGTCGGGGGAAATCCGCTCCGTGAGCTGCGTAAACAGGAGGAATCATAA
- a CDS encoding PucR family transcriptional regulator encodes MRQKLEQLTGKRTGIKQLGRQHSASLFGIGTDKDQELPVIHEGYLWLPLYENDGRVTAVWVETEGLSPLELQLVNYAGRNFAVALKATGFKEEGEMEARQLSSWLNAQLEQEKDDAEIPDEISLKGRLFGDMIPFMLVSESVHNPQMTYRSLMKLLRSYFEHDVLLVPLQDKEWLILARKELLTGGDDKEDEEESAEDLLSQTSMGLHELIASEWVGVFHLAVSPAIIPVKGLTGAVALLRETIILGRIFQVGDYIHLPWELHMERLVNSIPDDRRRQLLGQIGDYTTVLADKEMLLTLETFFEMDCNVSETAKKLYIHRNTLLYRLDKIKQETGADVRSFGDAAIVKLAMLLYKVTKRK; translated from the coding sequence TTGCGTCAAAAATTGGAGCAACTCACCGGAAAGAGGACCGGAATCAAGCAGCTGGGGAGGCAGCATTCCGCTTCACTTTTTGGCATAGGTACGGATAAGGATCAGGAACTTCCGGTCATTCATGAGGGTTATCTATGGCTTCCCTTGTATGAGAATGATGGCCGTGTTACAGCAGTGTGGGTGGAGACAGAGGGGCTGTCGCCGCTGGAGCTGCAGCTGGTGAATTATGCCGGGCGCAATTTTGCGGTAGCACTGAAGGCAACCGGATTCAAGGAAGAAGGAGAGATGGAGGCGCGGCAGCTTAGCAGCTGGCTGAATGCCCAACTGGAGCAGGAGAAGGACGATGCGGAGATCCCGGATGAAATTTCACTGAAGGGCCGGCTGTTCGGGGATATGATTCCCTTCATGCTGGTAAGTGAGAGTGTTCATAATCCGCAAATGACGTATCGCTCCTTAATGAAGCTGCTGCGCAGTTATTTCGAGCATGATGTATTGCTGGTTCCTCTTCAGGATAAGGAATGGTTAATTTTAGCCCGTAAGGAACTCCTCACAGGCGGAGATGATAAAGAGGATGAGGAAGAGAGTGCTGAGGATTTGCTGTCACAGACTTCTATGGGATTGCATGAACTGATAGCCAGCGAGTGGGTTGGCGTCTTTCATCTCGCGGTCTCTCCGGCCATTATCCCGGTTAAAGGTCTGACTGGAGCAGTAGCTTTGCTGCGGGAGACTATTATTCTTGGACGCATCTTCCAGGTAGGGGATTATATTCATCTTCCGTGGGAGCTGCATATGGAGCGGTTGGTCAACAGTATTCCGGATGACCGGCGGAGACAGCTGCTGGGCCAGATCGGTGATTACACAACTGTACTGGCGGATAAGGAAATGCTGCTGACGCTGGAGACTTTTTTTGAAATGGACTGCAATGTTAGTGAAACCGCCAAAAAACTGTACATTCACCGTAACACGCTGCTCTACAGGCTGGACAAGATCAAACAGGAGACGGGGGCCGATGTCCGCAGCTTCGGAGATGCCGCTATTGTGAAGCTTGCCATGTTATTGTATAAAGTGACGAAAAGAAAATAG
- the ppaX gene encoding pyrophosphatase PpaX, translating to MIECVLFDLDGTIVNTNELILNSFMHALKENHLPVLTREQIIPMMGTTLQQQLGAFSGLESKDIEVLERSYRSYNNAHHDELVRAFPQVNETMEELQRRGIKLGVVTTKIRPNTLKSLEMFDLLKYMETIVTVNDVTHPKPHPEPVLTAVANLGVDPAKTLMVGDSAVDIQSAKAAGVRVAAVAWSLKGEAVLSTYEPDYIIQEMKDLYSIVEQETMQP from the coding sequence ATGATAGAATGCGTGTTATTTGATCTGGACGGAACGATTGTGAATACGAATGAGCTGATTCTTAATTCATTCATGCATGCGCTGAAGGAGAATCATCTGCCGGTTCTGACCCGTGAACAGATCATCCCCATGATGGGGACTACACTTCAGCAGCAGCTAGGCGCGTTCTCCGGCCTGGAGTCGAAGGATATAGAAGTGCTGGAACGGTCCTACCGTTCGTACAACAATGCGCATCATGATGAGCTGGTCCGCGCTTTTCCTCAAGTGAATGAGACGATGGAGGAGCTGCAGCGCCGGGGAATCAAGCTTGGGGTGGTGACGACCAAGATCCGGCCTAACACATTGAAGTCGCTGGAGATGTTCGATCTGCTGAAATATATGGAGACGATTGTTACGGTGAATGATGTGACTCATCCGAAGCCGCATCCGGAGCCGGTGCTCACGGCAGTTGCCAATCTGGGTGTTGATCCGGCCAAGACACTGATGGTAGGCGACAGTGCTGTTGATATTCAGTCTGCGAAGGCAGCAGGGGTTCGTGTAGCCGCTGTGGCGTGGTCGCTTAAGGGTGAGGCTGTGCTGAGCACCTATGAGCCGGATTACATCATCCAGGAGATGAAGGACTTGTACTCTATTGTAGAGCAGGAGACTATGCAGCCGTGA
- the lgt gene encoding prolipoprotein diacylglyceryl transferase, whose product MFYSLAIDPIVFSIGSLPVHWYGLILGLGALTGLFLCIQEGKRFNIPQEFFMDMLLLGLPSAIIGARLYFVAFKWEDYKDNLLDIFKVWNGGIAIYGALIGAIICAIIYFRYKGYPFWRIVDICAPGLLAGQMIGRWGNFINQEAYGGVVEESFLRDKLHLPDFIVNQMYIGDAFHHPTFLYESLWSLLGILLLLVLRRQKFVRAGEIFMSYFIWYSVGRFFIEALRTDSLAFEGSSGVASFINGLWSPMKWMGFEQGYLDPAYGNIRISQLLALFIIVAAIALIIVRRVSGQPKDHYLDPIISTKPAAADAVVPESAANTPQKPSQPVQPVEDPSEDKETKE is encoded by the coding sequence ATGTTTTATTCACTAGCGATTGACCCGATTGTCTTCTCGATTGGTTCTCTGCCAGTTCACTGGTATGGCCTGATTCTGGGTCTTGGAGCGCTTACCGGACTGTTCTTGTGTATTCAAGAAGGCAAACGCTTCAACATTCCACAGGAGTTCTTCATGGATATGCTGCTGCTGGGCTTGCCATCGGCTATTATTGGGGCGCGTCTATATTTCGTAGCTTTCAAGTGGGAAGACTATAAGGATAACCTGCTCGATATCTTCAAGGTCTGGAATGGCGGTATTGCGATTTATGGCGCCTTAATCGGTGCGATTATCTGTGCGATTATTTACTTCCGCTATAAGGGCTATCCGTTCTGGCGTATCGTCGATATCTGTGCTCCCGGACTGCTTGCCGGCCAGATGATCGGCCGCTGGGGGAATTTCATCAACCAGGAAGCCTATGGCGGAGTGGTTGAGGAATCGTTTTTACGGGATAAGCTGCATTTGCCGGACTTTATCGTTAATCAAATGTACATAGGGGATGCTTTTCACCATCCAACCTTCCTGTACGAATCACTCTGGAGTCTGCTTGGCATTCTGCTCCTCTTGGTGCTGCGCCGCCAGAAGTTCGTACGTGCCGGAGAAATCTTCATGTCATACTTCATCTGGTACTCCGTCGGCCGCTTCTTCATTGAAGCTCTGCGTACGGATAGTCTTGCCTTTGAAGGCAGCAGCGGTGTGGCATCCTTCATTAACGGGCTATGGAGTCCGATGAAGTGGATGGGCTTCGAACAAGGCTATCTTGATCCGGCTTACGGGAATATCCGTATTTCTCAACTGCTCGCGCTGTTCATTATTGTTGCTGCCATTGCGCTGATTATTGTACGGCGGGTAAGCGGTCAGCCGAAGGATCATTACCTGGACCCGATCATCAGCACCAAACCGGCGGCAGCGGATGCTGTAGTTCCAGAGAGTGCAGCTAATACGCCTCAGAAGCCTTCTCAGCCTGTTCAGCCGGTGGAAGATCCCTCTGAAGATAAGGAAACAAAGGAGTAA
- a CDS encoding acyltransferase, translating to MAQKERIPQLDIFRAIAIFAVIAIHATSRTLAETLGTSMFAPFLFINKFSQFAVPSFIFLSGFVLFYNYIDRPLGGKVLAKFYSRRLIYIIVPYLVFTVLYFGLKMTAGHTWGMPLQEMGGKFFKYLWTGTAYTHLYYIIIIIQFYLLFPLILWCLQKVRHLAAWAPVIGLALQWGFVLLNKYMVNHGYWQLSKGSLAITYFSYFLLGAAIAIYYSALKKWLVPSREGWRSGKGMGWMVLWILWAAAGAYHVVLWYNNYTKKAVINSLWYEGFSNLHALLSCLVLFQLSFLLYGAGRSVLTRLLLSAGACSFGIYLLHPLLLFMYRKLPFHGGSLAYTAAIAGGWLVALLGSWLVVALAFRYVKPAWMVFGSSPQKPAAAPKATV from the coding sequence ATGGCTCAAAAGGAAAGAATACCACAGCTTGATATTTTTCGGGCAATCGCTATATTTGCAGTGATCGCCATTCATGCCACCTCACGCACGTTGGCTGAGACACTGGGCACTTCCATGTTCGCTCCGTTTCTGTTCATAAATAAGTTCAGCCAGTTTGCGGTACCGTCCTTTATATTCTTAAGCGGGTTCGTCCTGTTCTACAATTACATTGACCGTCCGCTGGGCGGGAAGGTGCTGGCCAAATTCTACAGCCGCAGGCTGATCTATATTATTGTGCCTTATCTTGTGTTTACGGTGCTGTATTTTGGACTCAAAATGACGGCCGGCCATACCTGGGGGATGCCACTTCAGGAGATGGGCGGGAAGTTCTTCAAGTACCTATGGACGGGTACGGCGTATACGCATCTGTACTATATCATCATCATTATCCAGTTCTACCTGCTGTTCCCCCTGATCCTCTGGTGTCTGCAGAAAGTCCGGCATCTCGCGGCCTGGGCACCGGTGATTGGGCTTGCATTACAGTGGGGCTTCGTGCTACTGAACAAATATATGGTGAACCACGGGTATTGGCAGCTGTCGAAGGGTAGTCTGGCCATTACGTATTTCTCGTATTTCCTGCTGGGTGCGGCGATTGCGATCTACTACAGTGCTCTGAAAAAGTGGCTGGTTCCCTCCCGCGAAGGCTGGCGCTCAGGTAAAGGTATGGGCTGGATGGTACTATGGATCTTATGGGCGGCTGCCGGGGCTTACCATGTGGTATTGTGGTATAACAACTATACGAAGAAAGCAGTAATCAACAGTCTGTGGTATGAAGGGTTCTCGAACCTGCATGCCTTGCTCTCTTGTCTGGTCCTGTTCCAGCTGTCCTTCCTGCTGTATGGGGCAGGACGCAGCGTGCTGACGAGACTGCTGCTCTCGGCCGGGGCGTGCTCCTTCGGTATCTATCTGCTCCATCCGCTGCTGCTGTTCATGTACCGGAAGCTGCCGTTCCACGGCGGATCGCTGGCCTATACGGCGGCAATAGCGGGCGGCTGGCTGGTGGCCCTTCTGGGTTCTTGGCTAGTGGTTGCACTTGCCTTCCGTTATGTGAAGCCGGCGTGGATGGTGTTCGGCTCCTCACCGCAGAAGCCGGCAGCAGCGCCAAAGGCGACAGTGTAG
- the hprK gene encoding HPr(Ser) kinase/phosphatase produces MAKKVKVSELVQHFQLEVVSGHEGLKRPITVDDLNRPGLEMAGYFEYYPEERVQLLGKTELAFFSMLSEEERKSRVRGICNDNTPCIVITRALDVPQELVDISNEKGLPVLRSSMATTIFSSRLTSFLEGRLAPTATIHGVLCDVYGVGMLITGTSGIGKSETALELVKRGHRLIADDAVEIRQTSDNQLHGTAPELIRHLLEIRGVGIINVMTLFGAGAIRNHKRITLVVRLEAWQQDKQYDRLGLDEETTRIIDTDVPLVTIPVRPGRNLAVIIEVAAMNYRLKQMGFNAALQFTNKLTATISEDMDDLD; encoded by the coding sequence ATGGCTAAGAAGGTAAAAGTATCAGAATTGGTGCAGCATTTTCAATTAGAGGTAGTATCCGGACATGAAGGTCTGAAGAGACCGATTACAGTGGATGATTTGAACCGTCCCGGGCTGGAAATGGCCGGTTATTTCGAATATTATCCGGAAGAACGTGTGCAGCTACTAGGCAAAACAGAGCTGGCTTTTTTCTCTATGCTCTCAGAGGAAGAACGGAAAAGCCGGGTACGCGGTATCTGTAACGACAATACCCCGTGTATCGTCATTACCCGTGCGCTGGATGTTCCCCAGGAGCTTGTAGACATCAGCAACGAGAAGGGACTTCCTGTGCTGCGCAGCTCGATGGCGACGACGATTTTCTCAAGCAGACTGACCAGCTTTCTTGAGGGCAGACTGGCACCAACAGCAACAATTCATGGTGTTCTCTGTGATGTGTATGGGGTAGGGATGCTGATTACAGGTACCAGCGGCATTGGTAAAAGTGAAACCGCGCTGGAACTGGTTAAACGCGGTCATCGTCTGATTGCCGATGATGCGGTGGAAATTCGCCAGACTTCGGATAATCAGCTTCATGGTACCGCACCGGAATTGATCCGTCACCTGCTGGAGATCCGCGGCGTCGGGATTATTAATGTTATGACGCTGTTTGGGGCAGGCGCTATCCGTAATCATAAGCGGATTACCCTGGTGGTCAGACTGGAAGCCTGGCAGCAGGACAAGCAGTATGACCGTCTGGGACTGGATGAGGAGACTACACGGATTATTGATACCGATGTGCCGCTGGTTACTATCCCTGTCCGTCCGGGACGTAACCTCGCTGTCATTATCGAGGTGGCAGCGATGAATTACCGGCTCAAGCAAATGGGCTTCAATGCCGCGCTGCAATTTACGAATAAACTTACCGCCACCATCTCAGAAGATATGGATGATCTGGATTAG
- a CDS encoding DUF2508 family protein — protein sequence MGWWSTKWLSGNADKAKAVETEEEWGTVYQEVRKAQSEWERAYLMFDEALGQDQIDYAIYILEAAERKYQIHLKDAKRLGLNRSQLQV from the coding sequence ATGGGATGGTGGAGTACCAAGTGGCTGAGCGGGAATGCGGATAAGGCAAAGGCGGTGGAGACGGAAGAGGAATGGGGCACGGTGTACCAGGAGGTGCGCAAAGCGCAGTCTGAGTGGGAGCGTGCTTACCTGATGTTTGATGAGGCTCTGGGCCAGGATCAGATTGACTATGCGATCTATATCCTGGAGGCGGCTGAGCGTAAATATCAGATACATCTTAAGGATGCCAAGCGGCTGGGGCTTAACCGGAGCCAACTGCAAGTATGA